The following proteins come from a genomic window of Pirellula staleyi DSM 6068:
- a CDS encoding DUF444 family protein — protein sequence MKIDRDAQRFKEIVRGRIRDNLKKYITHGEMIGRKGGDLVSIPLPQLDVPHFKYGKNGRGGVGQGDGEVGQPVAPGEGEGDASGKAGGEAGEHVLEVDVSLQELAEILGSELKLPKIEPKGRASITQEKTRYNSIRRVGPESLRHFRRTYVEALRRQLSEGSYRPIDPRIVPIKEDRRYRSWESTPEPQASAVILYMMDVSGSMTDEQKQIVRTEAFWIDTWLRSQYKGLERRYIIHDAAAKEVDEHTFYHTRESGGTRISSAYKVAVDLIDRQFSPNDWNIYCFQFSDGDNWGDDNRQSLSLLREKLIPSSNLFCYGQVESPYGSGEYYRVLEEAFGEEHDRLILSEIENKEGIYASIKTFLGRGK from the coding sequence ATGAAGATCGATCGCGATGCGCAGCGATTCAAGGAGATTGTGCGCGGACGCATTCGCGACAACTTGAAAAAGTACATCACGCACGGCGAAATGATTGGCCGTAAAGGGGGCGATCTCGTTTCGATTCCCCTCCCCCAGCTCGATGTCCCGCACTTCAAGTATGGCAAGAATGGCCGTGGTGGAGTTGGTCAAGGGGATGGTGAAGTAGGGCAGCCTGTCGCGCCCGGTGAAGGGGAGGGAGATGCGAGCGGCAAGGCGGGTGGTGAAGCGGGCGAGCATGTGCTGGAAGTGGATGTTTCGCTCCAAGAACTGGCGGAAATCCTCGGCAGTGAGCTGAAACTTCCCAAGATTGAGCCGAAGGGGCGCGCGAGTATCACCCAAGAAAAAACGCGTTACAACAGCATCCGCCGCGTGGGTCCCGAATCGCTCCGTCATTTTCGCCGCACCTATGTCGAAGCACTACGGCGTCAGCTCTCCGAAGGCTCTTATCGCCCCATCGATCCCCGGATTGTGCCGATCAAAGAAGACCGGCGTTATCGCTCGTGGGAAAGCACCCCCGAGCCACAAGCGTCGGCGGTGATTCTCTACATGATGGACGTTTCGGGGTCGATGACCGACGAGCAAAAGCAGATCGTTCGGACCGAAGCGTTTTGGATCGATACCTGGCTGCGATCGCAGTACAAGGGGCTCGAGCGGCGCTACATCATTCACGACGCCGCTGCCAAAGAGGTCGACGAGCATACGTTCTATCACACACGCGAAAGTGGTGGCACGCGCATCAGTTCGGCCTACAAGGTGGCTGTTGACCTGATCGATCGGCAGTTCAGTCCCAACGACTGGAACATCTACTGTTTTCAGTTCAGCGACGGCGATAACTGGGGAGACGATAATCGTCAGTCGCTCAGTTTGCTCCGCGAAAAATTGATCCCCAGCAGCAATCTGTTTTGCTACGGCCAGGTCGAAAGTCCCTACGGAAGTGGCGAGTATTATCGCGTGCTCGAAGAGGCGTTTGGGGAAGAGCACGACCGCCTGATCCTCTCGGAGATTGAAAACAAAGAGGGAATTTACGCGTCGATCAAAACGTTCCTCGGACGGGGAAAGTGA
- a CDS encoding SpoVR family protein yields MQSLHRFRSLTPQLVEVQRQMEEHARNYGLDFFTTIFEVVDADQLNAIAAYGGFPTRYPHWRFGMEYEQLSKGYSYGLQKIYELVINNDPCYAYLLASNMMTDHKLVMAHVYGHCDFFKNNEWFSKTNRRMIDEMANHGNRIRDYMDRYGVEEVETFIDSCLTIEWLIDIYSPHIKRRSTVLQSSMMAEQEEVAGPTATRFQSKSYMDSFVNPPAAMHEEMEQKRRDLERKESFPSEPMRDVMLFLLEHAPLKPWQHDVLAIIRDEAYYFAPQAQTKIMNEGWATYWHSTIMTRHGIEPADLVCYADHCSGTLAGSRTRLNPYKLGLELFRDIEDRWNRGAFGEDFDACDDYREKKHWDKKLGLGRKKIFEVRKVHNDLTFIDEFLTLDFCREHKLFSFGMNKESGYYEIESRQFAEVKKTLLFNLTNIGRPIIYVKDGNYRNRGELYLEHRYSGVELDTKYAQDTLTNLHRLWKRPVHIETVTSDVVTVHSFDGREHASTSTKK; encoded by the coding sequence GTGCAGTCGCTTCATCGGTTTCGCTCACTCACGCCACAGCTCGTCGAAGTTCAGCGGCAAATGGAGGAGCATGCCCGCAACTATGGGCTCGACTTCTTCACCACCATCTTTGAGGTGGTCGATGCCGATCAACTGAACGCGATCGCTGCCTATGGTGGTTTTCCGACGCGCTATCCCCACTGGCGATTTGGAATGGAGTACGAGCAGCTGAGTAAAGGCTACTCCTATGGTCTGCAGAAAATTTATGAGCTCGTGATCAATAACGATCCATGCTACGCCTACCTTCTTGCCAGCAACATGATGACCGATCACAAGCTGGTGATGGCCCACGTCTATGGTCACTGCGACTTCTTTAAGAACAACGAGTGGTTCAGCAAAACCAATCGCCGCATGATCGACGAGATGGCCAACCATGGGAATCGGATTCGGGACTACATGGATCGCTACGGTGTCGAGGAAGTCGAAACGTTCATCGACTCGTGCCTTACGATCGAGTGGCTGATCGACATTTACTCACCCCACATCAAACGCCGAAGCACGGTGCTGCAAAGCAGCATGATGGCGGAGCAAGAGGAGGTGGCAGGTCCCACGGCGACCCGTTTTCAGTCGAAATCGTACATGGATTCGTTCGTGAATCCCCCCGCTGCCATGCACGAAGAAATGGAGCAAAAGCGGCGAGATCTCGAGCGCAAAGAGAGTTTTCCGAGCGAACCGATGCGCGACGTCATGCTGTTCTTGCTCGAACATGCGCCGCTGAAACCTTGGCAGCACGATGTGCTGGCGATCATCCGGGATGAGGCGTATTACTTTGCGCCACAAGCTCAAACCAAAATCATGAACGAAGGGTGGGCCACCTATTGGCACAGCACGATCATGACCCGTCACGGGATCGAACCTGCTGACCTGGTTTGTTACGCCGATCATTGCAGCGGCACACTCGCCGGATCACGCACACGCCTGAATCCGTACAAGCTAGGGCTTGAGCTGTTTCGTGATATCGAAGATCGCTGGAATCGTGGCGCTTTTGGCGAGGATTTTGATGCGTGCGATGACTATCGCGAGAAAAAACATTGGGACAAAAAACTTGGGCTTGGACGGAAGAAGATTTTTGAAGTTCGAAAAGTGCATAACGATCTGACGTTCATCGATGAGTTCTTGACCCTCGATTTCTGCCGCGAGCATAAGCTCTTTTCGTTCGGGATGAACAAGGAATCAGGCTACTACGAAATCGAAAGCCGGCAGTTTGCCGAAGTGAAGAAGACGCTGCTGTTCAATCTGACCAACATCGGCAGGCCGATCATTTATGTGAAAGATGGAAACTATCGGAATCGAGGAGAGCTTTATTTAGAGCATCGTTACAGCGGCGTCGAACTCGATACCAAGTACGCGCAAGATACGCTGACGAATTTGCATCGCTTATGGAAGCGACCTGTCCACATCGAGACGGTGACGAGCGACGTGGTGACGGTGCATTCGTTCGATGGTCGCGAGCATGCGAGTACGTCGACCAAAAAGTGA
- a CDS encoding 3'-5' exonuclease yields the protein MAKLLDQVLVVDVESTCWQGPPPHGQLSEIIEVGLCTVDVRKRQRLAKRCIMIKPVRSRLSEFCTRLTTLRDEDLVGAGTLADAVSILKREYRSPDRLWASWGDYDRRQFERVCKELTVPYPFGVSHLNIKTLFAVLYGDNREIGVDEACERIGIPMEGTHHRGVDDAWNIAAIFCHLMEHFQLPAIPPQSISTTT from the coding sequence ATGGCAAAACTTCTCGATCAAGTACTCGTGGTAGATGTGGAATCGACATGCTGGCAGGGGCCCCCGCCTCATGGTCAGCTCAGCGAGATCATTGAAGTCGGTTTGTGCACGGTCGATGTGCGGAAGCGTCAGCGATTAGCCAAACGCTGCATCATGATTAAGCCTGTCCGGTCACGATTGAGCGAGTTCTGCACACGTCTAACGACTTTGCGCGACGAGGATTTGGTGGGGGCTGGCACGCTGGCCGATGCCGTCAGCATTCTTAAACGCGAGTATCGATCGCCCGATCGCCTGTGGGCCAGTTGGGGCGATTATGACCGTCGTCAGTTCGAACGCGTTTGCAAAGAGCTGACGGTCCCTTATCCGTTTGGCGTGAGTCATTTGAACATTAAAACGCTGTTTGCCGTTCTTTATGGCGACAATCGCGAGATTGGTGTCGACGAGGCCTGCGAGCGGATTGGGATTCCGATGGAAGGGACGCACCATCGAGGGGTCGATGATGCCTGGAATATCGCGGCGATTTTCTGCCATCTGATGGAGCACTTTCAGCTTCCAGCGATACCACCCCAATCGATCTCGACGACGACTTAG
- a CDS encoding DUF1553 domain-containing protein: MLRGTEALERRLVIALPLLLVFLCQVSTSAGAENKVDFAREVRPILSKKCLACHGPDDEHRQANLRLDTRDGALAAADSGAAAVVPGKPEESELLRRILSHDEAEKMPPPETSITLDEKQIEILRKWIAEGASYAPHWSFVKPVVPTLPEAANSKWNAHPIDRLVFAELTRAGLAPADEADRYTLIRRLSFDLRGLPPTPAEIEAFVKDTSDNAYEQLVNRFLADPAFGERWARMWMDQARYADSRGYGSDPLRMNIWPFRDWVIDAFNQNKPYDQFTLEQLAGDLMPGATDATRTATAFHRNTMTNTEGGTDDEEFRVAAVKDRVDTTMQVWMGVTAGCAKCHNHKYDPISQKEYYQLYAVFNQTADSDRGDEAPLLSISTSDYEESLKRTQERIAQLKAKLETPSDELTKAQQLWESSLVVQGNWQPIMPTEITSTAGLKFTTNADATVEAQPVDGKYPASDDYAIGLKLDASDITALKLEAIAVADSGAGTGEKGQLAISQIGVSFAKEGAAPTIAPRFVRVELPGAQKMLSLAEVQVFSGEKNVARSGKATQSSTDYDGPPQLAIDGNTDGHYANAKSTTHTAVENNPWWEVDLQSAIDVSKVVIWNRTDGNVGGRIAGAKLVLLDANREVLWQQPLAAVPNPSLDVTIDGTSSVNLVAVSAEPVATSLSAAAVLAPVVDRAKAWIVGESNAGASLTLYPAASIHVKAEAKLVLSIRQQSTRAGELLKRFRISVTRDPAMLLRSKVPAEVLAIIDQPAAQRSAEDAAKLAAHFRSISPLLDTVRQELAAAEKQVPAKPTVPVMQELAANKRRVTHLMLKGNFLAKGDAVEPQLPLSFHAAPKESVDRLKLAEWIISPENPLTARVAVNRFWAQLFGIGIVETEEDFGLQGDLPSHPQLLDWLAIEFVRLDWDTKQLLKTMVMSQTYRQSSQTTPEKLEKDARNRLFSRGPRFRLEAEMVRDQALQLAGLLSHKMKGPSVFPPQPAGLWQAAFNGERTWTTSAGEDKYRRGLYTFWRRTTPYPSMTTFDAPSRETCSLRRVRTNTPLQAFVTMNDVVYVEASQALARRLVREGGDTPTARAKFGLELCLARPATEAQVQVIVKLYESELAHYKTDAAAAARLATDPLGPLPEGADAAEYAAWTVIANVLLNMDAVLMKG; encoded by the coding sequence ATGTTGCGCGGAACTGAGGCTCTCGAACGTCGTTTGGTGATTGCGTTACCGCTGCTTCTGGTTTTCTTATGCCAGGTCTCGACCTCTGCCGGGGCCGAGAACAAGGTCGACTTTGCTCGCGAAGTTCGTCCGATTCTCTCGAAGAAATGCCTCGCCTGCCATGGTCCCGACGACGAACATCGTCAGGCCAATTTGCGGCTCGATACGCGCGACGGTGCTCTTGCGGCGGCCGATAGCGGCGCAGCGGCTGTTGTTCCTGGTAAGCCTGAGGAGAGCGAACTGCTGCGGCGCATTTTGTCGCACGATGAAGCCGAGAAAATGCCGCCCCCCGAGACGAGCATCACGCTCGACGAAAAGCAGATCGAAATCCTGCGGAAGTGGATTGCGGAAGGGGCCTCGTATGCACCGCACTGGTCGTTCGTAAAACCTGTCGTGCCGACACTTCCCGAAGCAGCGAATTCCAAGTGGAATGCCCATCCGATCGATCGCTTGGTGTTTGCAGAACTCACTCGCGCGGGTCTTGCCCCTGCCGACGAAGCGGATCGCTATACGCTGATTCGTCGACTGAGCTTCGATCTCCGTGGCCTACCACCAACGCCTGCTGAAATCGAGGCGTTCGTGAAAGACACATCCGACAATGCCTACGAGCAACTGGTGAATCGGTTCCTTGCCGATCCTGCTTTTGGTGAACGCTGGGCACGGATGTGGATGGATCAAGCGCGCTACGCCGACAGCCGCGGCTATGGCAGCGATCCTTTACGTATGAACATCTGGCCGTTTCGCGACTGGGTGATCGATGCCTTCAATCAGAACAAGCCCTACGATCAGTTCACGCTCGAGCAACTGGCGGGAGACTTGATGCCGGGTGCAACCGACGCAACGCGAACCGCCACTGCCTTTCATCGCAACACGATGACGAACACCGAAGGTGGCACCGACGACGAAGAGTTTCGCGTGGCTGCGGTGAAGGATCGAGTCGACACCACCATGCAAGTGTGGATGGGGGTGACTGCGGGTTGCGCAAAGTGTCACAACCACAAGTACGATCCGATTTCGCAAAAGGAATACTACCAACTTTACGCAGTTTTCAATCAAACGGCCGATAGCGATCGTGGTGACGAAGCGCCGCTGCTTTCCATATCGACTAGCGACTACGAAGAGAGTTTGAAGCGTACGCAAGAACGCATCGCGCAGCTGAAAGCTAAGCTCGAGACCCCTTCGGACGAACTCACGAAAGCGCAGCAGCTGTGGGAATCGTCGCTCGTGGTGCAAGGGAATTGGCAGCCGATCATGCCGACCGAAATCACGTCGACAGCAGGGCTGAAATTCACTACCAATGCGGATGCGACTGTCGAAGCACAACCTGTCGATGGCAAGTATCCAGCTAGCGACGATTATGCGATCGGGCTGAAGCTCGACGCCAGCGATATCACTGCTCTTAAGCTTGAGGCGATCGCAGTCGCTGACAGTGGTGCTGGTACCGGCGAGAAGGGGCAACTGGCGATCTCGCAAATCGGGGTTAGTTTTGCGAAAGAGGGGGCTGCTCCGACGATTGCCCCACGCTTTGTGCGGGTCGAACTTCCCGGCGCTCAGAAAATGCTTTCGCTCGCCGAGGTGCAGGTTTTCTCGGGAGAGAAGAACGTCGCTCGCAGCGGTAAGGCAACGCAGTCGAGCACCGATTACGACGGACCACCTCAACTGGCAATCGATGGCAATACTGATGGCCACTATGCCAATGCCAAGAGTACGACCCACACCGCAGTAGAGAACAATCCGTGGTGGGAAGTCGATTTGCAGTCGGCGATCGATGTTTCGAAGGTTGTGATTTGGAATCGAACGGATGGCAACGTCGGGGGCCGAATTGCTGGAGCAAAACTCGTTCTACTGGATGCCAATCGCGAAGTCCTTTGGCAACAGCCTCTCGCAGCGGTTCCTAATCCGTCTCTCGACGTAACGATCGATGGCACCAGCAGCGTGAACTTGGTGGCGGTTAGCGCCGAGCCTGTGGCAACGTCGCTTTCGGCAGCAGCGGTGCTGGCACCTGTAGTCGATCGCGCGAAGGCCTGGATCGTTGGCGAAAGTAATGCCGGTGCTTCGCTCACGCTCTACCCAGCGGCCAGCATTCACGTCAAAGCTGAGGCCAAACTGGTCCTTTCGATTCGCCAGCAATCGACTCGCGCTGGTGAACTGCTAAAGCGCTTCCGCATCAGTGTGACGCGCGATCCAGCGATGCTGCTCCGCTCGAAAGTACCTGCCGAAGTGCTGGCGATCATCGATCAACCGGCGGCGCAGCGAAGTGCTGAAGATGCTGCAAAGCTCGCGGCTCATTTCCGGTCGATCTCGCCACTGCTCGACACGGTTCGTCAAGAACTCGCTGCTGCTGAGAAGCAAGTTCCCGCGAAGCCGACGGTTCCTGTGATGCAAGAGTTAGCTGCGAACAAGCGTCGTGTTACGCACTTGATGCTCAAAGGAAACTTCCTGGCCAAGGGAGACGCAGTCGAACCGCAGTTGCCTCTATCGTTCCATGCCGCTCCTAAGGAGAGCGTCGATCGCTTGAAACTAGCCGAGTGGATCATCAGCCCCGAAAATCCGCTCACGGCACGCGTCGCCGTGAACCGTTTCTGGGCCCAGCTGTTCGGAATTGGGATTGTCGAAACGGAAGAAGATTTTGGACTGCAAGGCGATCTGCCAAGTCATCCGCAATTGCTGGACTGGCTCGCGATCGAATTCGTGCGACTCGACTGGGATACCAAGCAGCTACTCAAAACGATGGTGATGTCGCAGACTTACCGGCAATCGTCGCAAACAACTCCCGAGAAACTCGAGAAAGATGCTCGCAACCGACTCTTTAGTCGCGGCCCTCGTTTTCGTCTCGAGGCAGAAATGGTGCGCGATCAAGCCCTGCAATTGGCGGGGCTATTGAGCCACAAGATGAAGGGGCCAAGTGTGTTTCCTCCGCAGCCTGCCGGACTGTGGCAAGCGGCGTTCAATGGCGAAAGAACGTGGACCACCAGCGCCGGCGAGGATAAGTATCGTCGCGGACTCTACACCTTCTGGCGACGCACTACGCCGTATCCATCGATGACCACATTCGATGCGCCGTCGCGCGAGACATGCTCACTCCGCCGGGTGCGGACGAATACACCGCTGCAAGCTTTCGTGACGATGAACGATGTGGTCTACGTTGAAGCATCGCAGGCACTCGCGCGGCGTTTGGTTCGCGAAGGTGGCGACACGCCTACCGCTCGCGCCAAGTTCGGGCTGGAACTTTGTCTCGCGCGGCCAGCGACCGAAGCCCAAGTGCAAGTGATTGTGAAACTATACGAGAGTGAACTTGCCCATTATAAGACCGACGCAGCTGCTGCCGCGAGGCTCGCAACCGATCCACTCGGGCCGCTTCCAGAGGGGGCCGATGCCGCCGAATATGCCGCCTGGACCGTGATTGCGAATGTGCTGCTGAACATGGACGCTGTGCTGATGAAAGGCTAA